The genomic DNA GAGAAGCAACGCTACTAACCTCCATGAAAAAAGGAGTGTCTCTGTATTTAAGGCGTGCGAGATTAAGTAGTAATTGCTCATCGTTAGTTTTTTGTACCGCGAGATTATAATTGCTTCTCTGACTCTTTATTGTTGCCGGCCCAAGAGTGGTGCAGCCTATAGATAACAATAGTGATATTGCGTTTAATAATAAAATGCAGGAGCTTTTGTAAATGAACAGTCGCGATACCATAGAAATCAGCTTTTATTGTCAGGGTTTTTTATGAGGTCATTTGGGGCCAAATGTATGGTTGAAGTTGGAAAAGCTGCTTCAGCTCCACTTTCTTCAACTATTCTTAAAATCTTTAAAAGCACATCTTGCTTAATACTGTGAAACTTTTCCCAATTCGTGGTTTTGGTGAAAGTGTATATAAAAAAATCAAGTGATGAAGGAGCAAAGCTATTGAAGTTTACGATTAATGTCTTGGTCGTATCAATTTCAGGGTGACCTTTTAACATTTTCTCAACTTTTTCTATGATCATCTCCATTTTATCTGCGTCATCATAACGGATTCCGATGGTCTCATTAATTCTGCGGTTCTGCATCCTCGAGGGATTCTCCACCGCGACTTGAGAAAAAACTGAATTTGGAACATAGAGGGGACGCTTTTCGAAAGTCCTTATCACAGTAACTCGCCAGCCTATTTTTTCAACAACTCCTTCCAGTTCGCGATCGGGAGAGCGTATCCAGTCACCGACAGCAAATGGTCTGTCCATATATATAAAGAGCCCCCCGAAGAAGTTTGACAAAAGGTCTTTTGCAGCAAAACCAATGGCTATACCCCCGACACCACCAAATGCCAGGACTCCAGAAATGCTGAAGCCCAAGGTTTGTAGAATTACCAGAGAGGCTATTATTATGACAGATATTCTTGCCAACTTGGATAATGCATCCAGAGTTGTTGGGTCTATATCTTTCCCGGATGCAAGATAGCCGGTTTCTATTTTCTGAATGATGAGAACAAAAAACCATGCCAGGGAGGCTATGATAATCGCGTCCCTCAGAGGAGCAAGGGCATCAAGAATAATCGCCTCTGTAGCTTTTTGAATTATTTCTCCGGCAAAGGTAATGCCTGTTACCCATATTATGATACTCAATGGGTTGGGGACAGATATCAGAAAAGCGTCATCCCATTTATTAGAGGTGCGTTTTGCTTTTTCGGCAAGGGATTTAAAAACTTTTTTTTGAAAAATATTCGCAACCAAAGCCACGAATAAGACTACAATCACCTGAAATATATATTTATTTTCTTCTGTTATGATTTGTTCAACACTCATTATTCGTTTTCTTGTATTTAGTTGTCAGCCGATGCTAAAAGTATCATATTTCAAGGGGTTAAGAAATCTAAATACTAAGGCGTTGATTATCAATGCAAATTTTTGTAACTTTTACAGTTGAATAGTTAAGAATTTATAGGAGAACTGTAACATGGATCCTGTTAGTTCATTTATGGTAGCAACTGTAAAGGATATTGATGCTGAGGTCTCGGTGAAAGAAGCCGCAAAAATGTTAAGTGACTTTGGTATCGGTTCATTATTGGTAAAAAAGGACTCTGAATATGTTGGAATGCTATCTGAACAGGAAGTTACTCGAGAGTTGGTTGCTTTAGGAAAAGATCCAAGCACAACAAATGTAGGCAGTATTATGAATCCGGATATTGATTATGTGGATCAGAGCGAACTCATGTCTCAAGCTATTGCCATAATGAGAGAGAAAAAACTCCGTTACCTCGTTGTCCGGAATGGAGAGAACGTGGTGGGTATTCTGTCAGTTAAGGATCTGCTGGCATATTACGAAAAATGGTTTGAGTTAACCATTTAGATAGAATAAAAAACGCCCCGCTATAAAGCGGGGCGTTATTGAAGCACAGGAGCTTACGTTAACTTGGGGTTAACAAGTTACTCCGGAAGCTCCCGAACTACTGTCAGATAGCATCGGATCACCTCCTCTTCAGGGCGTCCGTCATGACGTCATGGGCTCCCCTGTTAAGCCCATCACGCAACCATTCAAAATTATAATATACAATGGATAGGTATAAATCCCTATTTTTTTCTGCTAGCCTTAAGACCCTGCTCTGGACATTATATGGTCCACTGTAAGATTGGAGCCTGTAGCTACATTTTTGCAGGACTGTATTTTTCCCTGGCAACGCATGAAGCATCCGCTCCAATGTTCGCAATCAACATAAATCCAATGCGTGGGCTCTGTTTTCATATCTTGCCCCAGAATTTCTACTGTACCAGAGTCGGTGACGCTGTAGGTTTTGTCAGCACCAGGGGTGGGTTTCAGAAGAACCATTCCATGATAGCCACAAGAGGTTAGAAATAAAATTGTAAAAACAAGTAAAACTGACTGCATTTTTTTTGTCATCAGCTCCCCCTTTATAGCATCCATACGTGGTCCATGTAAGCTTTAACCGATAACAATTATAGCATTATTTTTTTTAATCTTAAGACTTATTGTACAAAATGGGCCTGATTGAGTTTAGTTCGCAGGGCTTATCTCAAATCAGGATATCCAGAATTTGTTTTTTGGCTTGTTTTTGTACTTCAGACTTTTTTTGATGGAGGCTTTCTTCTAATTGCTCCTTGAAAGACTTCTGATCTTTCTTTTTCTTGAATTTCCAGGAGCTTTGTCTGTTTTTGCCAAAAAGGGCGTCTTCTATTTTCATGGCTCTTTCCTCAAACCTTTGATCTTTATAACCTTATCGTTTTAAATTGAGAAGACCTTTACAATTGACTGGAAATCGCAATAAATTTTGTCATTTTATGGAAAGGTGGTGTAGATCGTTGCTTGTTTCATACATAATTAGCATGCCGAGAAATAATGTTGTTAAACCGATAAATACCTTTAACCTTTGGTAGGTTCGGGAGCTTTCAGTGTATCGCAGGGGGAGAATAATTACGATAGATAGTAAAGCCATTCCACAGATTGATCCGAAACCAAATAAAAGTAAATAAAAAAGTCTTGCTTTAATAGAAGCAACGGAATCGAGAGTTAATAGTATTAAGGCTGATGAGCCTGCC from Nitrospinota bacterium includes the following:
- a CDS encoding mechanosensitive ion channel family protein — translated: MSVEQIITEENKYIFQVIVVLFVALVANIFQKKVFKSLAEKAKRTSNKWDDAFLISVPNPLSIIIWVTGITFAGEIIQKATEAIILDALAPLRDAIIIASLAWFFVLIIQKIETGYLASGKDIDPTTLDALSKLARISVIIIASLVILQTLGFSISGVLAFGGVGGIAIGFAAKDLLSNFFGGLFIYMDRPFAVGDWIRSPDRELEGVVEKIGWRVTVIRTFEKRPLYVPNSVFSQVAVENPSRMQNRRINETIGIRYDDADKMEMIIEKVEKMLKGHPEIDTTKTLIVNFNSFAPSSLDFFIYTFTKTTNWEKFHSIKQDVLLKILRIVEESGAEAAFPTSTIHLAPNDLIKNPDNKS
- a CDS encoding CBS domain-containing protein, which encodes MDPVSSFMVATVKDIDAEVSVKEAAKMLSDFGIGSLLVKKDSEYVGMLSEQEVTRELVALGKDPSTTNVGSIMNPDIDYVDQSELMSQAIAIMREKKLRYLVVRNGENVVGILSVKDLLAYYEKWFELTI